From Pseudobdellovibrio exovorus JSS, a single genomic window includes:
- a CDS encoding AMP-dependent synthetase/ligase: protein MTIGNWIINAGQRDSVAVEYKVGSHWQQLSWTDYLEKVTSAYQALLQLGVQPRQHVGLLSSTRWEWSAIDLALLGSNSVVIPLYPNLSDEELTFIVNHSDISILIAETEAHQKQFERIQQNLERPVECVPLQNIDFQTPASEETKQKFWDLCRNLKSSDVATIVYTSGTTGRPKGAVLLHEAIVSEVSESFDLFGVKPTDKALTFLPYAHVLGRIEHWGSCYKGHALAYAESIERIKSNLKEVKPDFLIAVPRIFEKVYSGIMAQVETQKAKQKIFQMAIETAKEVQKYRRTKQTIPWLLLLKYQGLHQLAFTPVLDAFGGRLKFVVSGGAPLDSELSEFFWNCGIPLLEGYGLTETSAAITVNTLNNHQVGTVGKPIGDVKIKFAEDGEILVKSKKCLKEYYKNPEETAKAIQDGYFATGDVGELTSQGYLKITDRKKDLIKTSGGKYVAPQKLEGLLKQDPLVSQVLIHGDQRKFISALITLEEAQVKQWATGQGIQYETLADLYHHPILRARLQKHIQNINSKLASYESIKKFEVILDTWTVEGGELTPSLKAKRKFLETKYADLISEIYD from the coding sequence ATGACTATTGGAAACTGGATCATCAATGCCGGTCAGCGCGACTCTGTCGCGGTCGAATATAAAGTCGGTTCACATTGGCAACAACTTTCATGGACAGACTATCTAGAAAAAGTAACCTCTGCCTATCAAGCCCTACTTCAACTGGGAGTCCAACCGCGCCAACACGTAGGCTTACTGTCTTCAACTCGCTGGGAATGGTCCGCCATTGACTTAGCACTATTGGGATCGAACTCTGTTGTTATACCTCTATATCCCAACCTCAGCGATGAGGAACTCACATTCATTGTGAACCACTCTGACATTTCCATCTTGATCGCCGAAACAGAAGCTCATCAAAAACAGTTTGAGCGCATCCAACAAAATCTTGAGCGCCCAGTGGAATGTGTGCCGTTACAAAACATTGATTTCCAGACTCCTGCCAGTGAAGAGACAAAGCAAAAGTTCTGGGACTTGTGCCGCAATCTTAAATCCTCTGATGTCGCCACGATCGTTTACACATCCGGAACAACTGGCAGACCCAAAGGTGCTGTTCTTTTACATGAAGCGATTGTGTCTGAAGTATCAGAAAGTTTTGATCTATTCGGAGTGAAACCGACAGACAAAGCCCTGACCTTCTTACCTTACGCCCATGTCTTGGGACGAATTGAGCACTGGGGAAGTTGCTACAAAGGTCATGCTCTGGCCTATGCGGAATCTATTGAAAGAATTAAGTCGAATCTAAAAGAAGTAAAACCTGATTTTCTGATTGCTGTACCTCGCATTTTTGAAAAAGTTTATTCAGGAATCATGGCGCAAGTCGAAACCCAAAAAGCCAAACAAAAAATCTTTCAGATGGCTATTGAAACTGCCAAAGAAGTTCAAAAGTACCGCCGCACCAAACAGACGATCCCTTGGCTGCTGCTTTTGAAATATCAGGGCTTACACCAGTTGGCTTTTACTCCAGTGTTAGATGCTTTTGGTGGACGTCTGAAGTTCGTCGTCAGTGGTGGTGCGCCTTTAGATTCTGAACTCAGCGAATTTTTTTGGAACTGTGGTATTCCCCTTCTTGAAGGCTATGGCCTGACCGAAACCAGCGCTGCGATCACAGTCAATACTCTGAATAATCATCAAGTCGGAACTGTAGGTAAGCCTATCGGTGACGTCAAAATTAAATTTGCCGAAGACGGAGAGATCTTAGTCAAAAGCAAAAAGTGCTTAAAAGAATATTATAAAAATCCGGAAGAGACCGCCAAGGCGATACAAGACGGCTACTTCGCCACAGGCGATGTCGGAGAATTAACTTCGCAGGGTTACTTGAAAATTACCGATCGAAAAAAAGACCTCATCAAAACTTCAGGTGGAAAATACGTAGCACCACAAAAGCTCGAAGGGCTGTTAAAACAAGATCCGCTGGTTTCACAAGTTCTGATTCACGGCGATCAAAGAAAATTTATTTCAGCATTGATCACTTTAGAGGAAGCTCAAGTCAAACAATGGGCCACTGGCCAAGGCATTCAGTACGAAACCCTTGCCGACTTGTACCATCACCCCATACTGCGCGCCCGTCTACAAAAGCATATTCAGAATATCAACTCGAAGCTTGCCAGCTACGAGAGCATCAAAAAATTCGAGGTTATCTTAGATACTTGGACCGTTGAGGGCGGAGAACTCACCCCCTCACTGAAAGCCAAGCGTAAGTTCCTTGAAACAAAATACGCTGATTTAATCAGCGAAATCTATGACTAA
- a CDS encoding M3 family metallopeptidase translates to MSTQNNPLLNPLTLKDQAIPFNEIKVEHYLPALQEAVVEAKKNIEAIKAQKEASFENTILALEQASEKVDRISGIYFNLFSAEANEAHQALAQQISPILSAFSSDISLDDALFQKIKFVYDHRSDLKLAGEELRLTEKAYKDFSRNGALLDAAKKEELRQLDQQLSVLSPQFSENVLKATNAFELWIEKEEELEGLPEGVREAAAMAAEQKGRKGQWLFNLQAPSLIPFMTYSARRDLREKLWRASSSKAFGGEFDNQEIIKKIVTLKAKRASLLGFNTYAEYVLEERMAKNSETVFAFLKNLLEPSKKAAEKDLQEVQEFRQKLEGSSEIKPWDFAYYSEKLKEQKYAFNEEELRPYFKLENVIEGVFEHARKLFGLTFKQVTDIPVYHQDVKTFEVYNEKTNDYIGLFYMDFFPRETKKGGAWMTNYREQGLWSDKVQRPHVSIVCNFTKPTPTKPSLLSYDEVRTLFHEFGHALHGLLSQCKYRSLSGTNVYWDFVELPSQIMENWTEEKEGLDLFARHYQTNETIPAELVAKIKKASLFQSGWMSLRQVSFAWLDMQWYTNDPAKITNVDEFETTATEVARLLPKEAGTNMSCSFSHIFGGGYAAGYYSYKWAEVLDADAFEYFKEKGLYNSEVAAKFKDSILSRGGTAHPMDLYKEFRGREPDPKSLLRRSGLL, encoded by the coding sequence GTGAGTACTCAAAACAATCCCCTACTGAATCCACTGACACTAAAAGATCAGGCAATTCCTTTCAACGAAATCAAAGTTGAACACTATCTTCCAGCATTACAAGAAGCTGTAGTTGAAGCGAAAAAAAATATCGAAGCCATTAAGGCTCAAAAAGAAGCCTCTTTCGAAAATACAATTTTAGCTTTAGAACAAGCTTCTGAAAAAGTAGATCGTATCTCGGGTATCTACTTCAATTTATTTTCAGCAGAAGCTAACGAAGCTCACCAAGCTTTAGCTCAACAGATCTCACCGATCCTTTCAGCTTTCTCGTCTGATATTTCTTTAGACGATGCTCTTTTTCAAAAAATCAAATTCGTCTACGATCATCGTTCCGATTTAAAATTGGCCGGAGAAGAACTACGCCTAACTGAAAAAGCCTACAAAGATTTTTCTCGTAATGGAGCTTTGTTGGATGCAGCTAAAAAAGAAGAACTACGTCAGTTAGACCAACAGCTTTCTGTCCTGAGTCCACAATTTTCGGAAAATGTTTTAAAAGCCACTAATGCTTTTGAACTTTGGATTGAAAAAGAAGAAGAGCTTGAAGGCCTTCCAGAAGGCGTGCGTGAAGCGGCGGCGATGGCCGCAGAACAAAAAGGCCGTAAAGGACAATGGCTTTTCAATCTACAAGCCCCTTCACTTATTCCATTTATGACTTACTCTGCCCGCCGCGACTTACGTGAAAAACTATGGAGAGCCTCTTCTTCAAAAGCTTTCGGCGGAGAATTCGACAATCAAGAGATCATCAAAAAAATCGTTACGCTAAAAGCTAAACGCGCGAGCCTACTTGGTTTCAACACTTACGCTGAATACGTTCTTGAAGAGCGTATGGCGAAAAACTCTGAAACTGTTTTCGCCTTTTTGAAAAATCTTTTAGAGCCATCTAAAAAAGCAGCTGAAAAAGATCTACAAGAAGTGCAAGAGTTCCGTCAAAAGCTAGAAGGCTCTTCCGAAATTAAACCTTGGGATTTCGCTTACTATTCAGAAAAATTGAAAGAGCAAAAATACGCCTTCAACGAAGAAGAGCTACGCCCTTACTTCAAACTAGAAAATGTTATCGAAGGTGTCTTTGAGCATGCTCGCAAGTTATTTGGTCTAACTTTCAAACAAGTAACTGACATTCCTGTTTATCACCAAGATGTAAAAACATTCGAAGTGTATAACGAGAAAACCAATGACTACATCGGTTTGTTCTATATGGACTTCTTCCCACGTGAAACTAAAAAAGGCGGCGCGTGGATGACGAACTACCGTGAACAAGGTCTTTGGAGTGATAAAGTTCAACGCCCTCACGTGAGCATTGTTTGTAACTTCACAAAACCAACACCAACTAAACCATCATTGTTATCTTACGATGAGGTTCGTACTTTGTTCCATGAATTCGGTCATGCTTTACATGGTCTATTGTCTCAATGTAAATACCGCAGTCTTTCGGGTACGAATGTCTACTGGGACTTCGTAGAGCTTCCATCACAAATCATGGAAAACTGGACAGAGGAAAAAGAAGGGCTTGATCTATTTGCTCGTCATTATCAAACAAATGAAACCATTCCTGCTGAGCTCGTCGCTAAAATTAAAAAAGCGTCTTTATTCCAATCTGGTTGGATGAGCTTACGCCAAGTATCGTTCGCATGGTTAGATATGCAGTGGTACACAAATGATCCAGCAAAAATCACGAACGTAGATGAGTTTGAAACAACAGCGACCGAGGTGGCACGTCTTCTTCCTAAAGAAGCTGGCACAAATATGTCTTGTAGCTTCAGCCACATCTTCGGCGGCGGCTACGCAGCTGGATACTACTCGTACAAATGGGCTGAGGTCTTAGATGCGGATGCATTTGAGTACTTCAAGGAAAAAGGTCTTTACAACTCTGAAGTGGCGGCAAAATTTAAAGACAGCATCTTAAGCAGAGGTGGTACAGCTCATCCGATGGATCTTTATAAAGAGTTCCGCGGACGCGAACCAGATCCTAAGTCATTACTAAGACGTAGCGGATTACTGTAA
- a CDS encoding NAD(+)/NADH kinase, with protein sequence MKEKKLTLKSNKKVAIVYRLHSPAAVKMSKKLAARLKSKRFKVFTAPEQKQIAGTELLVSSNDLKEMSLVIVLGGDGTYLRAVRLLKGHSVPILGFNMGFLGFLTAHSIDSVFEIVDDTIKGKMILRTRSRLHLTVKFKSGKRVSYNALNDVVIERGSFSQLISTALYFDKSLVNHIKADGIIISSPTGSTAYNLAAGGPILHPEVHAIVVTPVAPHSLTTRPLIFPDNKRLVLSLDKNASQAYLIVDGQKVLELSSEDEVTITRDKVDHYMIRREGHNFFDLLKEKLKFGDRYVTGT encoded by the coding sequence ATGAAAGAAAAAAAGCTAACTCTGAAATCCAACAAAAAAGTGGCGATCGTCTATCGACTTCACTCACCTGCTGCGGTGAAAATGTCAAAGAAGCTCGCTGCCCGTTTAAAATCAAAACGTTTCAAGGTCTTCACAGCCCCTGAGCAAAAACAAATAGCGGGAACGGAATTACTAGTTAGCTCGAATGATCTAAAAGAGATGTCTTTGGTTATTGTCCTCGGCGGTGATGGAACTTATCTGCGCGCCGTGCGCCTCTTGAAAGGTCACTCGGTCCCTATCTTAGGGTTTAACATGGGCTTCTTAGGTTTCTTAACAGCTCATTCTATCGATAGCGTTTTTGAAATTGTCGACGACACGATCAAAGGCAAGATGATCCTGCGCACCCGCAGCCGTCTGCATCTGACTGTAAAATTCAAATCGGGCAAACGCGTTTCCTACAACGCTCTGAACGATGTGGTGATTGAGCGTGGATCATTTTCGCAGCTTATTAGCACCGCGCTGTACTTCGACAAGTCTTTAGTGAATCATATCAAAGCTGATGGAATTATTATTTCGTCTCCGACAGGTTCAACGGCTTATAACTTAGCAGCGGGCGGGCCGATCTTGCATCCTGAGGTTCACGCAATTGTCGTGACTCCGGTTGCTCCCCATTCATTAACGACTCGGCCATTGATCTTCCCAGACAACAAACGCCTTGTTCTAAGCCTTGATAAAAATGCATCACAAGCTTACTTGATCGTCGATGGACAAAAAGTTCTAGAGTTATCAAGTGAAGATGAAGTGACTATCACCCGCGACAAAGTGGATCACTACATGATCCGCCGCGAAGGTCATAACTTTTTTGATTTATTGAAAGAAAAATTAAAATTCGGAGACCGCTATGTTACAGGAACTTAA
- the recN gene encoding DNA repair protein RecN, producing the protein MLQELKVSQFAIIDNLHIEFQAGLNILSGETGSGKSVLLKSLALLMGEKASSDIIRSGAQQAVVEGAFDLRHRHDIQSALNQFGIETPDNTLIVKRIIATSDRSKIYLNGSICTLSQLREIVSPMIELTGHNAPLIEMTGQHDNRNLLSKAYHLDLLDQYAGHYDKRTAFEQKFAQLNTLKTQISDFEKQAQEKSQRLDFLKFQLTELEKLNIDPIKDASLEDEIRSMKSSHKVLRFVDECEDILFGDHDSVVSRLKTIEKKSNEISSVSPEIDERVSALEQARVQIEDTFYLLRKDLNKIQLDPEVLEEKESRLSQIRKLQKKYGPDLNEIAEAFTKMKTEVYELENSDAHLDKIRKQASLLELELKQLAEDLHKTRNKVAGQLEKAVNTELLDLNMKGVSFFIQVQKSEQLTSTGISDIEYLCQTSSKDPKRPISKVASGGELSRILLALKKSLGQSETPRTYLFDEVDTGVSGNTAEKVGKKLKSIAKGQQVICVTHLPQVAACGDVHFSISKSATPESVNMMVEELKSKARIEEIARLISGEKITKTSLAHAEQLLSESH; encoded by the coding sequence ATGTTACAGGAACTTAAAGTTTCTCAGTTTGCGATTATCGACAATCTACATATTGAATTCCAAGCTGGTCTTAATATTCTTTCTGGGGAAACAGGCTCAGGGAAATCAGTCTTACTGAAAAGCTTAGCTCTTCTTATGGGTGAAAAAGCTTCCTCTGATATTATCCGTTCCGGAGCCCAACAGGCCGTTGTCGAAGGTGCCTTTGATCTGCGCCATCGCCATGACATCCAATCTGCCTTAAATCAGTTTGGCATTGAAACACCCGATAATACTCTGATCGTGAAACGCATTATCGCCACGTCTGATCGTTCAAAAATTTATCTGAATGGCAGTATCTGTACCCTCAGTCAGTTGCGTGAAATCGTTTCCCCAATGATCGAATTAACTGGTCACAATGCTCCTTTAATTGAAATGACCGGACAACATGATAACCGTAACTTGTTATCAAAAGCCTACCATCTGGATCTATTAGATCAATATGCTGGTCACTACGACAAACGAACTGCTTTCGAGCAAAAATTCGCTCAGCTCAATACGCTCAAAACTCAAATTTCTGATTTTGAAAAACAAGCACAAGAGAAATCACAACGCTTAGACTTTTTAAAGTTTCAACTGACAGAACTAGAAAAACTCAACATTGATCCGATTAAAGATGCCTCTTTAGAAGATGAAATCCGTTCAATGAAGAGTTCCCACAAAGTTTTACGCTTTGTCGATGAGTGTGAAGATATTCTTTTCGGTGATCATGACTCTGTTGTGTCCCGCCTTAAAACAATCGAAAAGAAATCCAACGAAATTTCTTCTGTATCCCCTGAGATTGACGAGCGCGTTTCGGCTTTAGAACAAGCCCGCGTACAAATTGAAGATACATTTTATCTTTTAAGAAAAGATTTGAACAAAATTCAATTGGACCCTGAAGTCCTAGAAGAAAAAGAGTCTCGTCTAAGCCAGATCCGTAAACTACAGAAAAAATATGGTCCTGACTTAAATGAAATCGCAGAGGCTTTCACTAAAATGAAAACCGAAGTCTATGAGCTTGAAAACTCTGATGCCCATCTAGATAAAATCCGTAAGCAAGCTAGCCTGCTCGAGCTTGAGCTGAAACAACTGGCTGAAGACTTACACAAGACTCGTAATAAAGTGGCGGGACAGTTAGAAAAAGCTGTTAACACCGAACTTCTAGATTTGAATATGAAAGGTGTTTCTTTCTTTATTCAGGTGCAAAAATCGGAGCAACTGACATCTACAGGCATCAGCGATATCGAATATCTTTGCCAAACCTCAAGCAAAGACCCGAAACGCCCGATCTCGAAAGTCGCCTCTGGCGGAGAGCTTTCCCGTATTCTGTTGGCTTTGAAAAAATCATTGGGCCAGTCCGAAACTCCACGCACGTATTTATTCGATGAAGTCGATACGGGTGTTTCCGGCAATACCGCAGAAAAAGTGGGTAAGAAATTAAAGTCTATCGCTAAAGGACAACAGGTTATCTGTGTGACTCACTTACCACAGGTAGCGGCATGCGGAGACGTGCATTTTTCTATTAGCAAATCAGCCACACCAGAATCAGTAAACATGATGGTGGAAGAATTGAAATCCAAGGCGCGTATAGAAGAAATTGCCCGTCTGATTTCAGGTGAAAAGATCACCAAGACATCTTTGGCCCACGCCGAACAGCTTTTAAGCGAAAGCCATTAA
- a CDS encoding TerC/Alx family metal homeostasis membrane protein — translation MHFPFFEYLHVYGIFTAFVLLLVFFDMGFISKGKQNLTAKQALGWSAVWISIGLLVGVVFWQYASYKFGAEIGKKLGLEYFSGFLIEKALAVDNIFVFVLVFASVGIPKSMQRRVLGYGILGALFFRAIFISLGAVLMQYTFMLYIFGAFLIFTGVKMLIPTDSEQNIENSKMYRFLVRYLPLTTNLSDGKFWIRDNAGKLLFTPLFLALILIELSDIIFAIDSVPAIFAITKEPLIVFTSNMMAILGLRSLYLVLADAVHRFEYLKYGLSFILIFVGLKMVWLNKLYGGHFPIGISLGIIGGVLLISILVSLYKSRNEPPIIQ, via the coding sequence ATGCATTTTCCATTTTTTGAGTATCTTCATGTCTATGGTATTTTTACGGCCTTTGTTCTTTTGCTCGTATTTTTCGATATGGGCTTTATTTCAAAAGGTAAACAGAACTTAACGGCCAAGCAGGCGTTGGGTTGGAGTGCTGTTTGGATCTCTATCGGTTTGCTAGTGGGAGTTGTCTTTTGGCAATACGCCTCTTACAAGTTTGGAGCTGAAATCGGTAAAAAGCTGGGCCTAGAGTATTTCAGCGGTTTCCTGATTGAAAAAGCATTAGCTGTCGATAATATTTTCGTCTTTGTATTGGTTTTTGCCTCTGTCGGTATTCCGAAAAGTATGCAGCGACGTGTTTTGGGATATGGTATCTTAGGAGCCTTATTCTTCCGCGCTATTTTTATTTCTTTAGGTGCGGTGCTGATGCAGTACACGTTCATGCTTTACATCTTCGGTGCTTTTTTAATTTTCACAGGTGTGAAGATGTTAATTCCCACGGACAGCGAGCAAAATATCGAAAACTCGAAAATGTATCGTTTTCTGGTGCGCTATTTACCATTAACAACAAACTTATCTGATGGAAAATTCTGGATCCGCGATAATGCCGGCAAATTACTATTCACGCCGCTATTTTTAGCTCTAATTTTGATTGAACTTTCCGATATCATCTTTGCGATTGATTCAGTACCGGCGATCTTTGCCATCACGAAAGAACCGCTTATCGTGTTCACATCAAACATGATGGCGATTTTAGGATTACGTTCTTTATATTTGGTATTGGCCGATGCGGTTCATCGCTTTGAGTACCTAAAGTATGGCTTGTCCTTCATTTTGATCTTCGTTGGTTTGAAGATGGTATGGCTAAATAAGCTATATGGCGGACACTTTCCGATTGGGATCTCGTTAGGGATTATCGGCGGTGTTTTATTGATCTCGATTTTAGTATCACTTTATAAGTCACGTAACGAGCCTCCGATTATTCAGTAA
- a CDS encoding LysR family transcriptional regulator encodes MDTWINYHHLYYFKTIAEEGSVSKAAEKLRLGQPTLSAQLKQFEDTIGIKLFDRQHKKLTLTEQGKVALEYAQNIFKMGNEMYEALHDRMSPNRIHLQIGALDSLTKEILLELSKAAYKIGPCSISLIEGKPEEMLRELAAHRIDLFVTNFIPSTLDTKHFFYKSIMKNPVSIYGAKEFKGLSTRFPQSVSNKPFILPTHDSKLRRDFEHWVRLNGLTVDSLAETQDVSLQKLMASEGLGLIPTTLKSVESLVKNKTLYKIGALTEVYEEVFLISAQRKITNPIAAKLLKN; translated from the coding sequence ATGGACACTTGGATCAACTACCACCACTTATACTACTTCAAAACCATTGCCGAAGAAGGCAGTGTTTCCAAAGCCGCTGAAAAGCTGCGCTTAGGACAGCCAACACTCAGTGCACAGTTGAAGCAATTTGAAGACACCATCGGAATCAAACTTTTCGACCGCCAACATAAAAAGCTCACACTCACCGAACAGGGCAAGGTGGCCTTAGAATACGCCCAGAACATCTTTAAAATGGGTAACGAGATGTATGAGGCCTTGCACGACCGCATGAGCCCTAATCGTATTCACTTGCAAATTGGAGCCTTAGACAGCCTGACCAAAGAAATTCTTCTAGAGCTTTCAAAAGCCGCCTACAAGATAGGCCCTTGCTCGATCTCGTTGATCGAGGGTAAGCCAGAAGAAATGCTACGCGAACTTGCAGCCCATCGCATTGATCTGTTCGTCACAAACTTCATCCCCAGCACTCTAGATACAAAACATTTCTTTTATAAGTCGATAATGAAAAACCCTGTCTCTATTTACGGAGCAAAAGAATTCAAAGGTCTTTCTACCCGCTTTCCTCAGTCTGTTTCCAACAAGCCATTTATCTTGCCTACCCATGACAGCAAGCTCAGAAGAGACTTTGAACACTGGGTTCGTCTGAATGGTTTAACTGTCGACTCGTTAGCAGAAACTCAGGATGTGAGCTTACAAAAGCTAATGGCCTCAGAAGGACTTGGCCTTATCCCCACAACATTAAAAAGTGTGGAAAGTCTTGTGAAGAACAAAACCCTTTATAAAATCGGCGCATTGACAGAAGTGTATGAAGAAGTATTTTTGATATCCGCCCAAAGAAAAATTACGAATCCGATTGCAGCCAAACTTTTAAAAAACTAA
- a CDS encoding UDP-2,3-diacylglucosamine diphosphatase, giving the protein MKSWFLSDLHLKDVNERNGNTLLRFLFYLNQNPKQHRLFLLGDIFDFWLSDGRAFVRHYQQLVDEIAKFKKNGGDVYYFEGNHDFHIDVFWTKRLGIPVIEEMQYFDIGGYRVRLEHGDFINPDDTAYLQYRARIRHPWIEPIGHIVPGFFWKWFGEKKSQQSRKQTARYTLENTDGLRQMIRSYAQKVYTEEPFDIIVTGHMHVYDDYEFESEGKKIRSINLGTWLEKPRVLMIEGRHVETIDLTDFL; this is encoded by the coding sequence GTGAAGTCTTGGTTTCTGTCTGATCTTCATCTTAAAGATGTCAATGAACGCAACGGGAATACCCTGTTGCGTTTTTTGTTTTATTTGAATCAGAACCCTAAACAGCATCGCCTATTCCTTTTAGGGGATATCTTTGATTTTTGGCTATCTGACGGGCGAGCCTTTGTTCGTCATTACCAGCAACTCGTAGATGAAATTGCAAAGTTCAAAAAAAATGGTGGGGATGTCTATTACTTTGAAGGTAATCACGATTTTCACATCGATGTTTTTTGGACAAAGCGCTTAGGTATTCCGGTGATCGAAGAAATGCAGTACTTCGATATCGGTGGCTATCGCGTGCGCCTAGAACATGGTGATTTTATTAATCCTGATGATACGGCTTACTTGCAGTATCGTGCACGTATTCGTCATCCGTGGATAGAGCCAATCGGGCATATTGTACCAGGGTTTTTCTGGAAGTGGTTTGGTGAAAAGAAAAGCCAGCAAAGTCGAAAGCAAACGGCGCGCTACACTCTAGAAAATACAGATGGACTTCGTCAGATGATTCGCAGCTATGCACAGAAGGTCTATACTGAAGAGCCTTTTGATATCATCGTTACAGGTCACATGCATGTCTATGATGATTATGAGTTCGAGTCAGAAGGTAAGAAAATCCGCTCGATCAATTTAGGTACGTGGCTAGAAAAACCACGTGTACTGATGATTGAAGGTCGTCATGTGGAAACTATAGACCTGACTGATTTTCTTTAG
- the ftsZ gene encoding cell division protein FtsZ, with translation MFELEENVNIGANIKVVGVGGGGSNAVTTMIETGMTGVEFVVANTDIQALNSSKAGHKIQLGADLTKGLGAGANPDVGRRSAIESYNDIVDQLKGADMVFVTAGMGGGTGTGGAPVVAKIARELGALTIGVVTKPFMFEGKKRGKHAECGLAELKENVDALVVIPNQKLLAVAGEKTPLLETFKKADEVLHQAVKGISDLINIRGLINLDFADIRTVMANKGLALMGTGSATGENRAIEAATQAISSPLLENVKIDGATGIIINVTGGSDLSLYEVNEASQLITEAASEDAEVIFGAVIDPNLGDEVRVTVIATGFHREDKIAGINNFNTMQNFLQPSAPAQQPMMAAPQAPAQTMAPAMPQMMPPTPAQTLPSINNVQESIKSFTNEAPQEQMTEMMMATDAEVAEMAAEAGLSTEVSPLTSNTAGSMATTARDMLLAKAKAFRETQVTQQMTNEKTMNPEQLSMMDGDKQFEDARKMARDILEVPAFIRKKQGIDLQN, from the coding sequence ATGTTTGAACTTGAGGAGAACGTAAACATAGGTGCCAACATTAAAGTTGTTGGTGTAGGTGGTGGCGGTAGTAACGCAGTAACAACAATGATCGAGACTGGTATGACTGGTGTTGAGTTTGTTGTGGCGAATACTGACATCCAAGCATTGAACTCAAGCAAAGCTGGTCATAAAATTCAACTAGGTGCTGACTTAACAAAAGGTCTTGGAGCTGGTGCTAATCCTGATGTAGGTCGCAGAAGTGCGATCGAGTCTTACAACGATATCGTTGATCAATTAAAAGGTGCCGACATGGTTTTTGTCACTGCTGGTATGGGCGGTGGTACAGGAACTGGCGGAGCTCCGGTTGTAGCAAAAATCGCACGTGAATTGGGTGCTTTAACTATCGGTGTAGTAACTAAGCCATTCATGTTTGAAGGGAAAAAACGTGGCAAACATGCTGAATGCGGTTTAGCTGAACTTAAAGAAAACGTAGATGCTTTAGTTGTTATCCCAAATCAAAAATTGTTAGCTGTTGCAGGTGAAAAAACTCCTCTATTAGAAACTTTTAAAAAAGCTGACGAAGTATTACATCAAGCTGTAAAAGGTATTTCTGATTTGATCAACATTCGTGGTTTGATCAATTTGGACTTCGCCGATATCCGCACTGTTATGGCTAACAAAGGTTTAGCTTTGATGGGTACAGGATCTGCAACTGGTGAAAACCGTGCAATCGAAGCAGCAACTCAAGCGATTTCTTCTCCGTTACTAGAAAATGTAAAAATCGATGGCGCTACTGGTATCATCATCAATGTTACGGGTGGATCTGACTTGTCATTATATGAAGTGAATGAAGCGTCTCAATTAATCACTGAAGCAGCTAGTGAAGATGCTGAAGTTATCTTTGGTGCGGTTATCGATCCGAATCTTGGCGACGAAGTTCGTGTTACTGTTATCGCGACTGGTTTCCACCGCGAAGATAAAATTGCAGGTATCAACAACTTCAATACAATGCAAAACTTCTTGCAACCATCAGCTCCGGCTCAACAGCCGATGATGGCTGCTCCACAAGCGCCAGCCCAAACAATGGCTCCAGCTATGCCGCAAATGATGCCTCCGACTCCAGCGCAAACGTTGCCTTCAATCAACAATGTGCAAGAGTCGATCAAGTCTTTCACGAATGAAGCTCCACAAGAGCAAATGACTGAAATGATGATGGCGACAGATGCAGAAGTAGCTGAAATGGCTGCTGAAGCTGGGTTGTCTACAGAAGTGTCTCCGTTGACTTCAAATACTGCGGGCAGCATGGCGACAACTGCACGTGATATGTTGTTAGCGAAAGCGAAAGCTTTCCGTGAAACACAAGTGACTCAACAGATGACAAATGAAAAAACAATGAACCCTGAGCAACTTTCAATGATGGATGGGGACAAGCAATTTGAAGACGCACGTAAAATGGCGCGCGATATTCTTGAAGTTCCAGCTTTCATCAGAAAGAAGCAAGGAATCGACTTACAGAACTAG